In the genome of Phlebotomus papatasi isolate M1 chromosome 2, Ppap_2.1, whole genome shotgun sequence, one region contains:
- the LOC129800338 gene encoding SAGA-associated factor 29: MPLTAEAATQQVQERLKSIQYIIHELENERRTNEVNINNILKAQAKMNAEDKSTVYQPKIKMLYKAAITDCVQEENLIRQALAKIHEIRAIRNERRIEARNAGNKETIRRGALMVMLEISAQTLPLFVSKPGEKAPPLCGAIPAESSYIAKPGDLVAALVKVTDQEDWIIAEVVQFLSSQKYEVDDIDEEQKDRHVLSKRRIVPLPVMRANPETDAHALFPKGTTVMALYPQTTCFYKAIVNSLPQTATEGYELLFEDSGYPEGYSPPLRVAQRYVISIKQNKKFTATSTL, from the exons ATGCCTCTAACTGCAGAAGCAGCCACACAGCAAGTACAG GAGCGTCTGAAGTCCATTCAGTACATCATCCATGAGTTGGAAAACGAAAGGAGAACGAATGAAGTGAATATAAACAATATTCTTAAGGCGCAGGCAAAGATGAATGCCGAAGATAAGTCCACAGTGTATCAGCCCAAAATAAAAATGCTATACAAAGCGGCAATTACGGATTGTGTGCAGGAGGAAAATCTCATTCGACAGGCCTTGGCGAAAATCCATGAGATTCGGGCAATTCGCAATGAGCGCAGAATTGAAGCAAGGAATGCTGGAAACAAGGAGACAATCAGACGTGGAGCGTTGATGGTGATGCTGGAGATCTCAGCTCAAACTCTGCCGTTGTTTGTCAGCAAACCGGGTGAGAAGGCACCTCCACTGTGCGGAGCAATACCGGCTGAGAGTTCATACATCGCCAAGCCTGGAGACTTGGTGGCTGCTCTGGTGAAAGTGACAGATCAGGAAGATTGGATAATTGCAGAAGTTGTGCAATTCCTAAGCAGTCAGAAGTACGAAGTGGATGACATCGATGAGGAGCAGAAGGATCGACATGTGCTCAGTAAACGGCGCATTGTACCACTTCCAGTGATGAGAGCTAATCCCGAGACGGATGCTCATGCTCTTTTTCCCAAAGGAACAACCGTGATGGCCTTGTATCCGCAAACAACTTGCTTTTACAAGGCCATTGTAAATAGTCTCCCTCAGACGGCAACTGAAGGCTACGAGCTTCTCTTTGAAGATTCTGGTTATCCAGAAGGATACTCACCACCACTAAGAGTCGCCCAGCGCTATGTCATCTCCATCAAGCAGAATAAGAAATTTACAGCAACTTCCACTCTATGA
- the LOC129800328 gene encoding uridine-cytidine kinase-like 1 isoform X2, giving the protein MPLNGDDCADVLHIDVADRNECGDSVFPDTPGSANGTGENGLIDYCCPASPTTVPHQSWKGSQTRSPRPRRQRTTSMNQTTTISSSESIIRSHNRTIYTAGRPPWYNFAGQQVEPFVIGICGGSASGKTTVAQKIIESLDVPWVTLLSMDCFYKILNKNQHELAEINEYNFDHPDAFDLELMVDVLRKLKEGRKVEVPVYNFVTHAREPTTKTMYGANVIIFEGILVFHSPEVLKMLDMKVFVDTDADVRLARRLKRDINQRGRDLEGVLKQYSTMVQPSYINYIAPSMAHADIIVPRGGENKVAIQLIVQHVHTQLQLRGFKLRETLAQSYIGQPMPDSLHLLPTTPQVKGLHTFIRSHATPRDEFIFYSKRLIRLVIEYALGFLPFKDVSVETPQGVTYFGKRLGSEKLCGVSILRAGETMEQAVCDVCKDIRIGKILIQTNQTTGEPELYYLRLPKDIKDYHVILMDATVATGAAAMMAIRVLLDHDVPEENILLVSLLMAEIGVHSIAYAFPKVRIVTSALDPEINEKFYVIPGIGNFGDRYFGTEPSI; this is encoded by the exons TGATGTGGCAGATCGAAATGAATGCGGAGATTCTGTGTTTCCGGACACACCGGGCAGTGCAAATGGCACAGGAGAGAATGGCTTAATAGACTATTGCTGCCCGGCATCACCAACAACGGTGCCCCATCAGTCATGGAAGGGGTCTCAGACGCGTTCACCGCGTCCCAGACGCCAACGTACTACATCCATGAATCAGACGACGACAATCAGCTCGTCAGAGTCCATTATACGCTCACACAATCGCACCATTTACACAGCCGGCCGGCCGCCATGGTACAATTTTGCGGGGCAACAAGTGGAACCATTCGTGATTGGAATCTGTGGCGGATCGGCATCAGGAAAGACAACAGTGGCACAGAAAATAATCGAGAGTCTCGATGTACCATGGGTCACTCTGCTCTCAATGGACTGCTTCTATAAGATTCTCAATAAGAATCAGCATGAATTAGCAGAGATCAACGA ATACAACTTTGACCATCCAGATGCTTTTGATCTGGAATTAATGGTTGATGTGCTGAGGAAACTGAAGGAGGGACGTAAAGTGGAAGTTCCTGTGTACAATTTTGTTACACATGCACGTGAACCCACAACt AAAACAATGTATGGCGCTAACGTGATCATTTTTGAGGGAATTCTCGTGTTTCACAGTCCAGAAGTCCTCAAGATGCTCGATATGAAGGTATTTGTGGACACAGATGCTGATGTAAGATTAGCCAGGCGTCTCAAGAGGGATATCAATCAGCGCGGAAGGGATCTCGAGGGTGTTCTGAAGCAGTACTCAACAATGGTACAGCCTTCCTATATCAATTACATTGCTCCGAGCATGGCACATGCTGACATCATTGTCCCACGTGGTGGGGAAAATAAAGTGGCCATTCAACTTATTGTTCAGCACGTTCACACGCAGCTTCAACTG CGTGGCTTCAAGCTGAGAGAAACTCTGGCTCAGTCCTATATTGGACAACCTATGCCGGATTCCTTGCATTTATTGCCGACCACGCCCCAAGTGAAGGGCCTCCATACTTTCATCCGAAGCCATGCAACTCCACGCGATGAGTTCATTTTCTACTCCAAGCGCCTGATTAGGCTCGTGATTGAGTACGCCCTGGGATTCCTGCCGTTTAAGGATGTCAGTGTGGAGACACCACAGGGAGTCACATATTTTGGCAAGAGGTTGGGTAGCGAGAAATTGTGTGGAGTGTCGATTCTGAGGGCAGGAGAGACAATGGAGCAAGCAGTTTGCGATGTCTGCAAGGATATTCGCATTGGAAAGATTCTCATTCAGACAAATCAGACGACTGGGGAACCGGAG TTGTACTACTTACGGTTGCCAAAGGACATTAAAGACTACCACGTGATCCTGATGGATGCCACCGTGGCGACTGGAGCTGCAGCAATGATGGCAATTCGTGTGCTGCTGGATCATGATGTTCCCGAAGAGAATATTCTCCTGGTGTCATTGCTGATGGCAGAGATTGGTGTTCATTCTATTGCATATGCCTTTCCCAAGGTGCGAATCGTCACGTCGGCTCTCGATCCTGAGATCAATGAGAAGTTCTATGTGATTCCGGGAATTGGTAATTTTGGTGACAGATACTTTGGCACCGAACCATCGATTTAA
- the LOC129800328 gene encoding uridine-cytidine kinase-like 1 isoform X1: protein MSAHGKPQLFDPLHSSASSDTDSDVADRNECGDSVFPDTPGSANGTGENGLIDYCCPASPTTVPHQSWKGSQTRSPRPRRQRTTSMNQTTTISSSESIIRSHNRTIYTAGRPPWYNFAGQQVEPFVIGICGGSASGKTTVAQKIIESLDVPWVTLLSMDCFYKILNKNQHELAEINEYNFDHPDAFDLELMVDVLRKLKEGRKVEVPVYNFVTHAREPTTKTMYGANVIIFEGILVFHSPEVLKMLDMKVFVDTDADVRLARRLKRDINQRGRDLEGVLKQYSTMVQPSYINYIAPSMAHADIIVPRGGENKVAIQLIVQHVHTQLQLRGFKLRETLAQSYIGQPMPDSLHLLPTTPQVKGLHTFIRSHATPRDEFIFYSKRLIRLVIEYALGFLPFKDVSVETPQGVTYFGKRLGSEKLCGVSILRAGETMEQAVCDVCKDIRIGKILIQTNQTTGEPELYYLRLPKDIKDYHVILMDATVATGAAAMMAIRVLLDHDVPEENILLVSLLMAEIGVHSIAYAFPKVRIVTSALDPEINEKFYVIPGIGNFGDRYFGTEPSI from the exons TGATGTGGCAGATCGAAATGAATGCGGAGATTCTGTGTTTCCGGACACACCGGGCAGTGCAAATGGCACAGGAGAGAATGGCTTAATAGACTATTGCTGCCCGGCATCACCAACAACGGTGCCCCATCAGTCATGGAAGGGGTCTCAGACGCGTTCACCGCGTCCCAGACGCCAACGTACTACATCCATGAATCAGACGACGACAATCAGCTCGTCAGAGTCCATTATACGCTCACACAATCGCACCATTTACACAGCCGGCCGGCCGCCATGGTACAATTTTGCGGGGCAACAAGTGGAACCATTCGTGATTGGAATCTGTGGCGGATCGGCATCAGGAAAGACAACAGTGGCACAGAAAATAATCGAGAGTCTCGATGTACCATGGGTCACTCTGCTCTCAATGGACTGCTTCTATAAGATTCTCAATAAGAATCAGCATGAATTAGCAGAGATCAACGA ATACAACTTTGACCATCCAGATGCTTTTGATCTGGAATTAATGGTTGATGTGCTGAGGAAACTGAAGGAGGGACGTAAAGTGGAAGTTCCTGTGTACAATTTTGTTACACATGCACGTGAACCCACAACt AAAACAATGTATGGCGCTAACGTGATCATTTTTGAGGGAATTCTCGTGTTTCACAGTCCAGAAGTCCTCAAGATGCTCGATATGAAGGTATTTGTGGACACAGATGCTGATGTAAGATTAGCCAGGCGTCTCAAGAGGGATATCAATCAGCGCGGAAGGGATCTCGAGGGTGTTCTGAAGCAGTACTCAACAATGGTACAGCCTTCCTATATCAATTACATTGCTCCGAGCATGGCACATGCTGACATCATTGTCCCACGTGGTGGGGAAAATAAAGTGGCCATTCAACTTATTGTTCAGCACGTTCACACGCAGCTTCAACTG CGTGGCTTCAAGCTGAGAGAAACTCTGGCTCAGTCCTATATTGGACAACCTATGCCGGATTCCTTGCATTTATTGCCGACCACGCCCCAAGTGAAGGGCCTCCATACTTTCATCCGAAGCCATGCAACTCCACGCGATGAGTTCATTTTCTACTCCAAGCGCCTGATTAGGCTCGTGATTGAGTACGCCCTGGGATTCCTGCCGTTTAAGGATGTCAGTGTGGAGACACCACAGGGAGTCACATATTTTGGCAAGAGGTTGGGTAGCGAGAAATTGTGTGGAGTGTCGATTCTGAGGGCAGGAGAGACAATGGAGCAAGCAGTTTGCGATGTCTGCAAGGATATTCGCATTGGAAAGATTCTCATTCAGACAAATCAGACGACTGGGGAACCGGAG TTGTACTACTTACGGTTGCCAAAGGACATTAAAGACTACCACGTGATCCTGATGGATGCCACCGTGGCGACTGGAGCTGCAGCAATGATGGCAATTCGTGTGCTGCTGGATCATGATGTTCCCGAAGAGAATATTCTCCTGGTGTCATTGCTGATGGCAGAGATTGGTGTTCATTCTATTGCATATGCCTTTCCCAAGGTGCGAATCGTCACGTCGGCTCTCGATCCTGAGATCAATGAGAAGTTCTATGTGATTCCGGGAATTGGTAATTTTGGTGACAGATACTTTGGCACCGAACCATCGATTTAA
- the LOC129800341 gene encoding polyadenylate-binding protein 2 isoform X1, protein MADEDLSLNEDPLLDTLDDGNDVSLSEDGNMQIDPELEAIKARVKEMEEEAEKLKQLQSEVNKQMTMGSPTGLTPIPLSLDEKMEIDNRSVYVGNVDYGATAEELEAHFHGCGTINRVTILCNRADGHPKGFAYIEFGSKEYVETALAMNETLFRGRQIKVMSKRTNRPGLSTTNRFPRGTFRGRGASRAGRSCCHTSFRGTRRPIRGYRGRANYYAPY, encoded by the exons ATGGCAGATGAGGATTTATCTCTGAATGAAGATCCTCTGCTAGATACTTTAGATGATGGGAATGATGTGAGTTTATCG GAGGATGGAAATATGCAAATTGACCCAGAATTAGAGGCAATAAAAGCACGTGTAAAGGAGATGGAAGAGGAGGCTGAAAAGCTGAAACAGCTACAGTCTGAAGTGAATAAGCAAATGACAATGGGATCACCCACAGGGCTGACGCCCATTCCTCTCTCGCTGGATGAGAAAATGGAAATAGACAATCGGTCGGTGTATGTGGGCAATGTAGACTATGGGGCGACAGCTGAGGAGCTTGAAGCACATTTTCATGGCTGTGGTACCATCAATCGAGTCACAATTCTCTGCAATCGGGCCGATGGGCACCCCAAGGGTTTTGCCTACATCGAATTTGGGTCTAAGGAGTACGTCGAAACGGCACTCGCCATGAATGAAACCCTGTTCCGGGGACGACAGATCAAAGTGATGTCCAAGAGGACAAATCGACCAGGACTCTCAACCACCAATCGTTTCCCGCGGGGTACTTTCCGGGGCCGAGGAGCATCCAGAGCTGGACGCTCCTGCTGCCACACGAGTTTCCGCGGCACGAGACGTCCAAT ACGGGGCTATCGTGGTCGGGCTAATTACTATGCGCCATATTGA
- the LOC129800329 gene encoding threonylcarbamoyladenosine tRNA methylthiotransferase produces MSVCSEIIDDIEDLISSQDITPKERYANKKDVTVRVKKAEKVTKEKPIFQSIVPGTQHIYVKTWGCAHNNSDSEYMAGQLSAFGYNLVDDKESADLWLLNSCTVKNPSEDTFRNEIEAGVTKGKHVVVAGCVPQGAPKSEYLKGLSVIGVQQIDRVVEVVEETLKGHSVRLLQPKKVSGRRMAGPKLALPKVRKNPLIEIIPINSGCLNQCTYCKTKHARGDLASYDPEEIVERAKQAFREGVCELWLTSEDTGTYGRDIGTSLPELLWRLVEVIPEGCMMRVGMTNPPYILEHLEEMAKILAHPRVYAFLHVPVQSGSDTILAAMKREYCREDFEQVVDFLRERVPGITVATDIICGFPGETEEDFAETLDLCAKYKFPSLFINQFFPRPGTPAARMPRIPANLVKTRTKRLTELFSSYELYHEQVGKIQRVLVTEISHDKRFYVAHNKFYEQVLVPMRDNLLGKSVTVRITSATKFSMQAEILDTEDTWKECSIVSEENKLQNGYINCPDFEDTSGQEPPRDIALNPPNQSPLFIYGIIALLLAIVYRFAWKLLTEAQ; encoded by the coding sequence ATGTCGGTGTGTAGTGAAATAATTGATGATATTGAGGATTTAATATCATCTCAAGATATCACTCCAAAAGAACGTTATGCTAATAAAAAGGATGTGACGGTGCGTGTGAAAAAGGCTGAGAAAGTGACTAAGGAAAAGCCCATTTTCCAGAGTATTGTTCCCGGAACTCAGCATATCTATGTCAAAACCTGGGGTTGTGCTCACAATAATTCCGATTCTGAATATATGGCTGGCCAGCTATCTGCATTTGGATACAATTTGGTGGATGACAAGGAATCTGCCGATCTATGGCTGCTAAACAGTTGCACGGTGAAGAATCCCTCAGAGGATACGTTCAGGAATGAAATTGAGGCTGGAGTGACAAAGGGGAAGCATGTGGTAGTAGCTGGGTGTGTTCCACAGGGAGCACCAAAGTCTGAGTACCTCAAGGGATTGAGTGTAATTGGGGTGCAGCAGATAGATCGTGTGGTGGAAGTTGTGGAGGAGACTCTCAAGGGTCACAGTGTGAGACTGCTGCAACCTAAGAAAGTGTCCGGAAGGCGAATGGCTGGACCAAAATTGGCTCTACCAAAAGTCCGAAAGAATCCCCTGATAGAGATCATTCCCATCAATTCGGGATGCCTGAATCAGTGCACCTACTGCAAAACGAAGCATGCCAGGGGAGATTTGGCCAGCTATGATCCCGAAGAGATCGTCGAGAGGGCGAAGCAGGCTTTCAGGGAAGGAGTGTGTGAGCTGTGGTTGACTTCTGAGGATACTGGGACGTACGGAAGGGATATTGGGACGTCATTGCCAGAACTTCTGTGGCGTCTGGTTGAGGTAATTCCTGAAGGATGTATGATGCGTGTGGGAATGACAAATCCACCGTATATCCTGGAACATCTTGAGGAAATGGCCAAGATTCTTGCACATCCCCGTGTCTATGCTTTTCTCCATGTTCCCGTCCAGAGCGGCAGCGATACCATCCTGGCTGCCATGAAACGTGAATACTGCCGGGAGGATTTTGAGCAAGTTGTGGACTTCCTTCGGGAACGCGTTCCTGGCATCACAGTCGCCACGGACATCATCTGTGGCTTCCCAGGAGAAACTGAGGAAGACTTTGCCGAGACACTGGATCTCTGTGCAAAATACAAATTCCCCTCACTCTTCATCAATCAGTTCTTTCCCAGACCTGGAACACCAGCCGCCCGGATGCCTAGAATCCCAGCGAATCTCGTCAAGACTCGCACCAAACGATTAACTGAACTTTTCAGCAGCTACGAGCTGTACCATGAGCAAGTGGGAAAGATTCAACGAGTTCTAGTGACAGAAATCTCCCACGACAAACGCTTCTATGTCGCTCACAACAAATTCTACGAGCAAGTTCTCGTGCCCATGAGGGACAATCTCCTGGGAAAATCCGTCACAGTTCGCATTACTTCTGCCACAAAATTCAGCATGCAAGCTGAAATCCTGGACACAGAGGACACCTGGAAGGAATGCAGCATTGTCTCCGAAGAGAATAAACTCCAAAATGGCTACATAAACTGCCCAGATTTTGAGGACACCAGTGGCCAGGAACCACCAAGAGACATCGCACTAAATCCACCCAATCAATCTCCTCTATTCATCTACGGAATTATCGCCCTGCTCCTGGCCATTGTCTATCGCTTTGCATGGAAACTTCTTACAGAAGCGcaataa
- the LOC129800343 gene encoding 28S ribosomal protein S17, mitochondrial, producing MASRSLILMGQVVPCVKRNACKVRIRRMELDQNLLMYFKKEEFLFAHDPQKKCKVGDIVLVKELPQKLTTLITHSVDVVYPYGDVTCPLTGKKVIVGNYRDQIEEANQLYGKSSKAFDYDKAPPRGRLEDKRDFSHRETYMKYHDDGKDQPFAV from the exons ATGGCAAGTAGATCTCTCATCCTTATGGGTCAGGTGGTGCCATGTGTAAAGCGGAACGCCTGCAAAGTGCGAATCCGACGAATGGAATTGGATCAGAATCTTTTGATG TATTTCAAGAAGGAAGAGTTCCTCTTTGCCCATGACCCGCAAAAGAAATGTAAGGTGGGCGATATTGTACTGGTTAAGGAACTTCCCCAGAAGCTCACTACACTCATCACACATTCAGTGGATGTCGTTTATCCCTATGGAGATGTCACATGTCCCCTCACGGGCAAGAAGGTCATAGTTGGGAACTATCGAGATCAAATTGAGGAAGCAAATCAACTCTATGGTAAATCCAGCAAGGCTTTTGACTACGACAAAGCTCCTCCGCGTGGAAGACTCGAAGACAAGCGGGATTTCAGTCATCGAGAGACCTATATGAAGTACCACGATGATGGGAAAGATCAGCCTTTTGCAGTTTAG
- the LOC129800341 gene encoding polyadenylate-binding protein 2 isoform X2, giving the protein MADEDLSLNEDPLLDTLDDGNDVSLSEDGNMQIDPELEAIKARVKEMEEEAEKLKQLQSEVNKQMTMGSPTGLTPIPLSLDEKMEIDNRSVYVGNVDYGATAEELEAHFHGCGTINRVTILCNRADGHPKGFAYIEFGSKEYVETALAMNETLFRGRQIKVMSKRTNRPGLSTTNRFPRGTFRGRGASRAGRSCCHTSFRGTRRPM; this is encoded by the exons ATGGCAGATGAGGATTTATCTCTGAATGAAGATCCTCTGCTAGATACTTTAGATGATGGGAATGATGTGAGTTTATCG GAGGATGGAAATATGCAAATTGACCCAGAATTAGAGGCAATAAAAGCACGTGTAAAGGAGATGGAAGAGGAGGCTGAAAAGCTGAAACAGCTACAGTCTGAAGTGAATAAGCAAATGACAATGGGATCACCCACAGGGCTGACGCCCATTCCTCTCTCGCTGGATGAGAAAATGGAAATAGACAATCGGTCGGTGTATGTGGGCAATGTAGACTATGGGGCGACAGCTGAGGAGCTTGAAGCACATTTTCATGGCTGTGGTACCATCAATCGAGTCACAATTCTCTGCAATCGGGCCGATGGGCACCCCAAGGGTTTTGCCTACATCGAATTTGGGTCTAAGGAGTACGTCGAAACGGCACTCGCCATGAATGAAACCCTGTTCCGGGGACGACAGATCAAAGTGATGTCCAAGAGGACAAATCGACCAGGACTCTCAACCACCAATCGTTTCCCGCGGGGTACTTTCCGGGGCCGAGGAGCATCCAGAGCTGGACGCTCCTGCTGCCACACGAGTTTCCGCGGCACGAGACGTCCAATGTAA